From the Lolium rigidum isolate FL_2022 chromosome 2, APGP_CSIRO_Lrig_0.1, whole genome shotgun sequence genome, one window contains:
- the LOC124688744 gene encoding BTB/POZ and MATH domain-containing protein 1-like, whose amino-acid sequence MSSAGAGGKPSRSAIVADTESGHHLLTIHGYSRTKGLFTGECVRSSPFTICGHRWSIDYYPNGIRSAVEHYISLSLILDEDVAEAVKAQFDFRLASDVEEPEQVAALASAPVRRFSSRGVSSYTSFIRRNELEKSKYLVNDLFTIRCDIAVVHNYRAFTDAVAFVSVPPCDLRRHLGELLETEKGADVVFEVGGETVAAHRCVLAARSSVFSAELFGPMVEGNAAGVVVRIEDMDAEVFKALLHFVYTGSLPEARKEDEDVTYQHLLVAADRYGMERLKLICVEKLCQYINVGSAAIILALAEQHHCEGLKKACFDFLAAPANLRAVVATDGFQHLSKSCPSLMVEVITMSCALLE is encoded by the coding sequence ATGTCGTCCGCCGGCGCTGGAGGCAAGCCGTCGAGGTCTGCCATCGTGGCCGACACGGAGAGCGGGCACCACCTTCTTACGATCCACGGTTACTCCCGCACCAAGGGCCTGTTCACCGGAGAGTGCGTCAGGTCCAGCCCATTCACCATCTGCGGGCATCGCTGGAGCATCGACTACTACCCCAACGGCATACGCTCGGCAGTCGAGCATTACATATCCCTCTCCCTGATCCTCGACGAAGATGTCGCGGAGGCGGTGAAGGCGCAGTTCGACTTCCGCCTTGCCAGCGATGTGGAGGAGCCCGAGCAAGTTGCGGCGCTGGCGTCGGCACCGGTAAGAAGATTCTCTTCCCGGGGCGTATCGTCGTACACCTCGTTCATCAGAAGGAACGAGCTGGAGAAGTCCAAGTATCTCGTAAACGACTTGTTCACCATCCGGTGCGACATCGCTGTTGTTCACAACTACCGGGCGTTCACCGACGCCGTGGCCTTCGTCTCCGTGCCTCCTTGCGACCTGCGCCGGCATCTCGGCGAGCTCCTCGAGACCGAGAAAGGCGCCGACGTGGTGTTCGAGGTCGGAGGCGAGACGGTCGCCGCACACCGGTGCGTGCTCGCTGCCCGCTCCTCGGTCTTCAGCGCCGAGCTCTTCGGACCGATGGTGGAGGGCAATGCCGCCGGCGTGGTCGTACGCATAGAAGACATGGATGCAGAGGTGTTCAAGGCGTTGCTGCATTTCGTGTACACGGGCTCATTGCCGGAGGCCCGGAAGGAAGATGAAGATGTCACCTACCAGcacctgctcgtcgcagcggacaGGTATGGCATGGAGCGGTTGAAGCTGATCTGCGTGGAGAAGCTGTGCCAGTACATAAATGTGGGCTCAGCGGCGATCATCTTGGCGCTCGCCGAACAGCACCATTGTGAGGGGCTGAAGAAGGCGTGCTTCGACTTTCTCGCCGCTCCGGCGAATCTGAGGGCGGTCGTGGCCACCGACGGCTTCCAGCATCTGAGCAAGAGTTGCCCTTCTCTTATGGTCGAGGTGATCACAATGTCCTGCGCATTACTTGAGTGA